Proteins encoded within one genomic window of Amycolatopsis nigrescens CSC17Ta-90:
- a CDS encoding carbohydrate ABC transporter permease has product MRAALRWTALVIAAVLFLLPFYLLLRNGLATREEITAPGWTLFPSGLHWENVTELFTASDVPFARSLLNSAVVATLQTAGQLLLCSLAGYGMAKIPYRHSNKVLYSVLATLMIPTSVTFVPSFVVVSSLGWISDLRGLIIPGLFSAFSAFLFRQYFLDFPKELEDAGRIDGLSRWGVFWRIVVPNSTGFFAAIAVINFIGGWNAFLWPLIIAQDSSSWTVQVALSGLLTAQNPKINLLFLAAAISILPIVVIFVLLQRYLVRGVAETGIKG; this is encoded by the coding sequence ATGAGGGCCGCGCTGCGCTGGACGGCACTGGTGATCGCCGCGGTGCTGTTCCTGCTGCCGTTCTACCTGTTGCTGCGCAACGGACTCGCCACCCGCGAAGAGATCACCGCGCCCGGCTGGACGCTGTTCCCGAGCGGGCTGCACTGGGAGAACGTGACGGAACTGTTCACCGCCTCGGACGTGCCGTTCGCGCGAAGCCTGCTGAACTCCGCGGTGGTGGCGACCCTGCAGACCGCCGGGCAGCTGCTGCTGTGCTCGCTGGCCGGCTACGGCATGGCCAAGATCCCGTACCGGCATTCGAACAAGGTGCTCTACAGCGTGCTGGCCACGCTGATGATCCCCACGTCGGTGACCTTCGTGCCGAGTTTCGTGGTGGTCTCCAGCCTCGGCTGGATCTCCGACCTGCGCGGGCTGATCATCCCCGGCCTGTTCAGCGCGTTCAGCGCCTTCCTGTTCCGGCAGTACTTCCTGGACTTCCCGAAGGAGCTGGAGGACGCGGGCCGGATCGACGGGTTGAGCCGGTGGGGCGTGTTCTGGCGGATCGTGGTGCCGAACTCGACCGGCTTCTTCGCGGCGATCGCGGTGATCAACTTCATCGGCGGCTGGAACGCGTTCCTCTGGCCGCTGATCATCGCCCAGGACTCCTCGTCCTGGACCGTGCAGGTCGCCCTGTCCGGGCTGCTGACCGCGCAGAACCCGAAGATCAACCTGCTGTTCCTGGCGGCCGCGATCTCCATCCTGCCGATCGTGGTGATCTTCGTGCTCCTGCAGCGCTATCTCGTCCGCGGCGTCGCCGAAACCGGCATCAAAGGCTGA
- a CDS encoding TIGR03767 family metallophosphoesterase has translation MAELTRRRFAVSAGAGGLGLLLCTPVASAVDRALRSTAGRAVATAGTTLEAAAAPVTAGPAYTRLTAGPGWPLAVREDLAPASGGRDDRRTALASFVQFTDLHFTDAESPARFEYLHQLVGSAHRPQETLGPVATTALVRRVNSLPGGPFTGRPFDFMVTTGDNTDNHEHLELDWFLGVLNGGRVRPVSGDPDRHEGVQDSGSAQYWNPGKRLDDPYTQKGFPQLPELLAMASGEFTSPGLDIPWYCTFGNHDDSIVGTVPDLPGTDLWYTSRFKVIGKDESSSRKLAAAINTPGRTVPLAELFGGTGTIREVTPDQRRKPFSTAEFVQAHLDTANTGPGPEGHGFTGNNADGIDVYYTFRIAPGITGISLDTTTLGGFADGSIGLGQFSWVEQTLRRSSSVYYDFFGRKRTQQVTDELFILFSHHTSGSMGNLLPDIRHLLEPRLDGKTFTGLLNRFPNVLAWVNGHTHLNKIVPHHGDTPAQGFWEINTASHIDFPQHARVIEVADNADGTLSLFTTLVEAESPYAADYADGSPQALASLYRELSYNDLHVNLGRVGATADRNTELLIPNPLG, from the coding sequence ATGGCCGAGTTGACCCGAAGAAGGTTCGCCGTCTCGGCCGGAGCGGGCGGGCTCGGCCTGCTGCTGTGCACCCCGGTCGCGAGTGCGGTGGACCGCGCCCTGCGGAGCACCGCGGGCCGCGCGGTCGCCACCGCGGGCACCACGCTGGAAGCCGCCGCCGCCCCGGTCACCGCCGGTCCCGCGTACACCCGCCTCACCGCCGGCCCCGGCTGGCCGCTGGCGGTACGCGAAGACCTCGCCCCGGCGAGCGGAGGCCGTGACGACCGGCGCACCGCGCTCGCCTCCTTCGTGCAGTTCACCGACCTGCATTTCACCGACGCGGAGAGCCCGGCCCGCTTCGAGTACCTGCATCAGCTGGTCGGCTCGGCGCACCGGCCGCAGGAGACCCTCGGCCCGGTGGCGACCACCGCACTGGTCCGCCGGGTGAACAGCCTGCCCGGCGGCCCGTTCACCGGCCGCCCGTTCGACTTCATGGTCACCACCGGCGACAACACGGACAATCACGAGCACCTGGAGCTGGACTGGTTCCTCGGCGTGCTCAACGGCGGCCGGGTGCGGCCGGTCTCCGGCGACCCGGACCGCCACGAAGGCGTGCAGGACTCCGGTTCGGCGCAGTACTGGAACCCCGGCAAGCGCCTCGACGACCCGTACACGCAGAAGGGCTTCCCGCAGCTGCCCGAGCTGCTCGCCATGGCGAGCGGCGAGTTCACCTCACCCGGCCTGGACATCCCGTGGTACTGCACCTTCGGCAACCACGACGACAGCATCGTCGGCACGGTGCCGGACCTGCCGGGCACGGACCTCTGGTACACCAGCCGGTTCAAGGTGATCGGCAAGGACGAGAGCAGCAGCCGCAAGCTCGCCGCCGCGATCAACACCCCTGGCCGGACCGTGCCGCTGGCCGAGCTGTTCGGCGGCACCGGCACGATCCGGGAAGTGACTCCGGACCAGCGCCGCAAACCGTTCAGCACGGCCGAGTTCGTCCAGGCGCACCTGGACACCGCGAACACCGGTCCCGGCCCGGAAGGACACGGGTTCACCGGCAACAACGCGGACGGCATCGACGTCTACTACACGTTCCGGATCGCCCCCGGCATCACCGGGATCAGCCTGGACACCACCACGCTCGGCGGGTTCGCGGACGGTTCGATCGGGCTCGGCCAGTTCAGCTGGGTGGAGCAGACCCTGCGCCGGAGCAGCTCGGTCTACTACGACTTCTTCGGCCGCAAGCGCACCCAACAGGTGACCGACGAGCTGTTCATCCTGTTCAGCCACCACACCAGCGGCTCGATGGGCAACCTGCTGCCGGACATCAGGCACCTGCTGGAGCCTCGGCTGGACGGGAAGACCTTCACCGGCCTGCTCAACCGCTTCCCGAACGTGCTGGCCTGGGTGAACGGGCACACCCACCTGAACAAGATCGTCCCGCATCACGGCGACACCCCGGCGCAGGGCTTCTGGGAGATCAACACCGCGTCGCACATCGACTTCCCCCAGCACGCCAGGGTGATCGAGGTGGCCGACAACGCGGACGGCACGCTTTCGCTGTTCACCACCCTGGTCGAAGCCGAGTCGCCGTACGCCGCGGACTACGCGGACGGCTCGCCGCAAGCGCTTGCGTCCCTGTACCGGGAGCTTTCCTACAACGACCTCCACGTGAACCTCGGCCGCGTTGGTGCCACCGCCGACCGCAACACCGAGCTGCTCATCCCCAACCCCCTCGGCTGA
- a CDS encoding peptidase C39 family protein, producing the protein MRTGRLLTVFVAVMMATMTAQVAEAGGSPAMAEDEAVDYHQWASAQEFATGTAAGTAADGSGLRIDKPIGVIERKEPKLGTTRSYEYAQWTSPGYRHGFGATELIASWNANTPERTWLQVEAKGATTSGEQTAWYVLGQWAHGDTDILRTSVPGQSDQHAEVSVDTLATKASVTLDSYQLRVSLYREAGSGATPVLGSVGAMASQVPDRFEVATSKPGKASGVELPVPRHAQNLHKGQFPEYGGGGENWCSPTSTAMVAEYWGKGPSQADMSWIPAGYVDPSVAYAARYTFDYDYDGTGNWPFNTAYTARYGLHGHITRLHSLTELEDYVARGIPVITSQSFLASELDGAGYGTAGHIMVVVGFTAEGDVIANDPAANSNDRVRNVYQRDQFETIWQRTKRYTADGKVASGPGGIAYIITP; encoded by the coding sequence ATGCGCACAGGCCGCTTGCTCACCGTGTTCGTCGCCGTGATGATGGCGACCATGACCGCGCAGGTGGCCGAGGCAGGGGGGTCTCCGGCCATGGCCGAAGACGAAGCGGTCGACTATCACCAGTGGGCCTCGGCCCAGGAGTTCGCCACCGGCACCGCGGCCGGCACCGCGGCGGACGGCAGCGGGCTCCGGATCGACAAGCCGATCGGCGTGATCGAACGCAAGGAACCCAAACTCGGCACCACCCGGAGCTACGAGTACGCCCAGTGGACCTCCCCCGGCTACCGGCACGGGTTCGGGGCAACCGAGCTGATCGCGTCCTGGAACGCGAACACGCCGGAACGGACCTGGCTGCAGGTCGAGGCCAAGGGCGCCACCACCAGCGGTGAGCAGACCGCCTGGTACGTGCTCGGCCAGTGGGCGCACGGGGACACCGACATCCTGCGCACCAGCGTGCCGGGGCAGAGCGACCAGCACGCCGAGGTCAGCGTGGACACCCTGGCCACCAAGGCCAGCGTCACCCTGGACTCCTACCAGCTGCGGGTGAGCCTCTACCGCGAGGCCGGCAGCGGCGCCACCCCGGTGCTCGGCTCGGTCGGCGCGATGGCATCCCAGGTGCCGGACCGGTTCGAGGTGGCCACCTCCAAGCCGGGCAAGGCGTCCGGGGTCGAGCTGCCGGTGCCGCGGCACGCCCAGAACCTCCACAAAGGACAGTTCCCGGAGTACGGTGGCGGTGGCGAAAACTGGTGCAGCCCCACCTCCACCGCGATGGTGGCCGAGTACTGGGGCAAGGGACCGAGCCAGGCGGACATGTCCTGGATCCCGGCCGGTTACGTGGACCCCAGTGTCGCCTACGCGGCCCGCTACACCTTCGACTACGACTACGACGGCACCGGGAACTGGCCGTTCAACACCGCCTACACCGCGCGGTACGGCCTGCACGGGCACATCACCAGGCTGCACTCGCTGACCGAGCTGGAGGACTACGTCGCCCGCGGCATCCCGGTGATCACCTCGCAGTCCTTCCTCGCCAGCGAGTTGGACGGGGCCGGCTACGGCACCGCCGGGCACATCATGGTGGTGGTCGGCTTCACCGCCGAAGGCGACGTGATCGCGAACGACCCGGCTGCGAACAGCAACGACCGGGTGCGCAATGTCTACCAGCGCGACCAGTTCGAAACGATCTGGCAGCGCACCAAGCGGTACACCGCGGACGGCAAGGTGGCCAGCGGCCCCGGCGGGATCGCCTACATCATCACCCCCTGA
- a CDS encoding S-(hydroxymethyl)mycothiol dehydrogenase: protein MPHEVQGVVSLAKGAPVELRTVLVPDPGPGEAVVSVQACGVCHTDLTYREGGINDEFPFLLGHEAAGRVEQVGEGVTDLEPGDFVILNWRAVCGVCRACARGRPWYCFSSHNASQPMTLDDGTELSPALGIGAFLEKTLVHSGQCTKVNPDAEAAVAGLLGCGVMAGLGAAINTGAVGRGDSVAVIGCGGVGDAAIAGARLAGAGTIVAVDQDDRKLQWAGDFGATHTLNTKGMSEDQVVEAIRDLTGSFGADVVIDAVGRPETWRQAFYSRDLAGTVVLVGVPTPELKLELPMIDFFSRGGSLKSSWYGDCLPSRDFPMLVDLYLQGRLPLEKFVTEKIALGGVEQAFERMHSGDVLRSVVEF, encoded by the coding sequence ATGCCGCACGAAGTACAGGGAGTCGTGTCCCTAGCCAAGGGTGCGCCGGTCGAGCTGCGGACGGTGCTCGTGCCCGACCCCGGCCCCGGCGAGGCGGTCGTCTCGGTGCAGGCTTGCGGGGTCTGCCACACCGACCTGACCTACCGCGAAGGCGGCATCAACGACGAGTTCCCGTTCCTGCTCGGGCACGAGGCGGCCGGCCGGGTGGAGCAGGTCGGCGAAGGGGTCACCGACCTGGAGCCGGGCGACTTCGTGATCCTGAACTGGCGCGCGGTCTGCGGGGTCTGCCGGGCCTGTGCGCGCGGCCGCCCGTGGTACTGCTTCAGCAGTCACAACGCGAGCCAGCCGATGACGCTGGACGACGGCACCGAACTCAGCCCGGCACTGGGCATCGGCGCCTTCCTCGAGAAGACACTCGTCCACAGTGGACAATGCACGAAGGTGAACCCCGATGCCGAGGCCGCGGTGGCCGGTCTGCTCGGCTGCGGGGTGATGGCCGGGCTCGGCGCGGCGATCAACACCGGCGCGGTCGGCCGGGGCGACTCGGTGGCCGTGATCGGCTGCGGCGGGGTCGGCGACGCGGCCATCGCCGGGGCGCGGCTGGCCGGCGCCGGCACCATCGTCGCGGTGGACCAGGACGACCGGAAGCTCCAGTGGGCCGGTGACTTCGGTGCCACGCACACGCTCAACACCAAGGGCATGAGCGAGGACCAGGTGGTCGAAGCGATCCGGGACCTGACCGGCTCCTTCGGCGCCGACGTGGTGATCGACGCGGTGGGCAGGCCGGAAACCTGGCGGCAGGCGTTCTACTCCCGCGACCTGGCCGGCACCGTGGTGCTAGTCGGGGTGCCAACACCGGAGCTGAAACTCGAGCTGCCGATGATCGACTTCTTCTCGCGTGGCGGTTCGCTGAAGTCCTCCTGGTACGGCGACTGCCTGCCGTCCAGGGACTTCCCGATGCTGGTGGACCTGTACCTGCAGGGGCGGCTGCCGCTGGAGAAGTTCGTCACCGAGAAGATCGCGCTCGGCGGGGTCGAGCAGGCCTTCGAGCGGATGCACTCCGGAGACGTACTGCGCAGCGTGGTGGAGTTCTGA
- a CDS encoding DUF2382 domain-containing protein, producing MTRTIRPQDLVDSTVMDSHGSKIGKVGTVYLADDTHQPEWVTVKTGMFGQKESFVPLSGADMDNEGVHVKVAKDQVSDAPRIDADGHLSQEESVELYKYYGMPSPRSGQREDRMHSGGRDSGQAMQGMQGAPMTGQGMQAAQGKHAGQDTGKDASRQAKHTGDDDQREAMIRSEERLKVGTEEVETGHVRLRKYVVTEEQQVTVPVSHEEVRVEREPITDADRGMRGEIGEAEQDVVLHAEKPVVQKESVPVEKVRLGTEKITEEQTVSGKIRKEQIDVDDDTKQRRDK from the coding sequence ATGACCCGCACGATCCGACCGCAGGATCTGGTCGACAGCACCGTCATGGACTCCCACGGCAGCAAGATCGGCAAGGTGGGCACGGTGTACCTCGCCGACGACACGCACCAGCCGGAATGGGTCACCGTGAAGACCGGCATGTTCGGCCAGAAGGAGAGCTTCGTGCCGCTTTCCGGCGCCGACATGGACAACGAGGGCGTGCACGTGAAGGTGGCCAAGGACCAAGTGTCCGACGCGCCGCGCATCGACGCGGACGGTCACCTGTCGCAGGAGGAGAGCGTCGAGCTCTACAAGTACTACGGGATGCCTTCCCCGAGGTCCGGCCAGCGCGAGGACCGGATGCACTCCGGCGGCCGCGACTCCGGCCAGGCCATGCAGGGCATGCAGGGCGCACCGATGACGGGCCAGGGAATGCAGGCCGCGCAGGGCAAGCACGCCGGGCAGGACACCGGCAAGGACGCTTCGCGGCAGGCCAAGCACACCGGTGACGACGATCAGCGCGAGGCGATGATCCGCTCGGAGGAGCGGCTGAAGGTCGGCACCGAAGAGGTGGAGACCGGGCACGTCCGGCTGCGCAAGTACGTGGTCACCGAGGAGCAGCAGGTGACCGTCCCGGTCAGCCACGAGGAAGTGCGCGTGGAGCGCGAGCCGATCACGGACGCGGACCGCGGCATGCGCGGCGAGATCGGTGAAGCGGAGCAGGACGTTGTGCTGCACGCGGAGAAGCCGGTGGTGCAGAAGGAATCCGTGCCGGTGGAGAAGGTGCGGCTCGGTACCGAGAAGATCACCGAGGAGCAGACCGTCTCCGGCAAGATCCGCAAGGAGCAGATCGACGTCGACGACGACACCAAGCAACGTCGCGACAAGTAA
- a CDS encoding TetR/AcrR family transcriptional regulator yields MNSERHTLARAASSLADARSRQATSRVADDVLLDAARRCVLAVGVRRTTLAEIARTAKVSRMTLYRRFPDVRSILAALMTREFGVLLQGVNAEAEAAPTARERLVDSAVAAIRALAADPLMRTVLDVDAELVLPYVVQRLGATQRFAEQVIEALLAQGRADGSIREGEPKAQARSLLLVVQSFAFSLRPATTDVDEELLLGELRRLLDAALRPGAAS; encoded by the coding sequence ATGAACTCGGAACGTCACACGCTCGCCAGGGCAGCCAGCTCGCTGGCGGACGCCCGCAGCCGCCAGGCCACCAGCCGGGTGGCCGACGACGTGCTGCTCGACGCCGCCCGGCGGTGTGTGCTCGCGGTCGGCGTCCGGCGCACCACCCTCGCCGAGATAGCCAGGACCGCCAAGGTCAGCCGGATGACGCTGTACCGGCGCTTCCCGGACGTGCGCAGCATCCTGGCCGCGCTGATGACCCGCGAGTTCGGCGTCCTGCTCCAGGGGGTCAACGCCGAGGCTGAGGCCGCGCCGACGGCACGCGAGCGGCTGGTGGACAGCGCCGTCGCGGCGATCCGCGCGCTGGCCGCCGACCCGCTGATGCGCACCGTGCTGGACGTGGACGCGGAACTGGTGCTGCCGTATGTGGTGCAGCGGCTCGGCGCGACCCAGCGGTTCGCCGAGCAGGTGATCGAAGCGCTGCTGGCACAGGGCAGGGCGGACGGCTCGATCCGGGAAGGTGAGCCGAAGGCGCAGGCCCGCTCGCTGCTGCTGGTCGTGCAGTCCTTCGCCTTCTCCCTTCGTCCGGCCACAACGGACGTTGACGAGGAGCTGCTGCTCGGCGAGCTGAGGCGGCTGCTCGACGCGGCCCTGCGTCCCGGCGCCGCCTCATGA
- a CDS encoding glycerol-3-phosphate dehydrogenase/oxidase gives MSAGSLNAGRRTRELDELAGGERVDLAVIGGGVTGAGIALDAAARGLSVVLIERRDLAFGTSRWSSKLVHGGLRYLAKGDVALAHESAVERGILMTSTAPHLTRALPQIFPLYRNISRGQQAFISAGLHAGDALRRAARTPAWVLPRPRTIPAAEALALAPGLRRPELRGALLSFDGTLIDDARLVVTLARTAASFGARILTRLAATAVHADRVEVTDELTGQRLEIAAGQVINATGVWAGELVPSVRLRPSRGSHLVLSAESTGLGESSVLVPVPGERNRFVFLLPQADGRVYAGLTDEPTEGGIPDVPAAPKSDVDFLLEVTSTVLRRPLTEADVLGTFAGLRPLIEVPGNARSADLSRKHAVLTAGNGVITVVGGKLTTYRRMAADAVDAAVSAAGLRAGPSGTAALPLLGATGRRRLATVEAPARLVAKYGTEAPRVAAIGELDPALAEPLFPGSPITAAEVVWAVRHEGALDVEDVLHRRTRLGLVPADAAAAEPRVHDLVTRALEGVTL, from the coding sequence ATGAGCGCCGGTTCGCTGAACGCGGGCCGCCGCACCCGTGAGCTGGACGAGCTCGCCGGCGGCGAGCGGGTCGACCTCGCGGTGATCGGCGGCGGCGTGACCGGTGCCGGCATCGCGCTGGACGCGGCCGCTCGCGGGCTTTCGGTGGTCCTGATCGAACGCCGCGACCTGGCCTTCGGCACTTCGCGCTGGTCGAGCAAGCTGGTGCACGGCGGGCTGCGCTACCTGGCCAAGGGCGATGTGGCGCTGGCGCACGAGAGCGCGGTCGAGCGCGGCATCCTGATGACCAGCACCGCGCCCCACCTGACCAGGGCGCTGCCACAGATATTTCCCTTGTACCGCAACATATCCCGCGGCCAGCAGGCGTTCATCTCGGCCGGGCTGCACGCCGGCGACGCGCTGCGGCGGGCGGCCAGGACCCCCGCCTGGGTGCTGCCGAGACCGCGCACCATCCCGGCCGCCGAAGCGCTCGCGCTCGCCCCGGGGCTGCGCCGACCGGAGCTGCGCGGCGCGCTGCTTTCCTTCGACGGCACGCTGATCGACGACGCCAGGCTGGTGGTGACGCTGGCCAGGACCGCGGCTTCGTTCGGCGCCAGGATCCTGACCAGGCTGGCCGCGACGGCCGTGCACGCGGACCGGGTCGAGGTCACCGACGAGCTGACCGGGCAGCGGCTGGAGATCGCCGCCGGCCAGGTGATCAACGCGACCGGGGTGTGGGCCGGGGAGCTGGTGCCGTCGGTCCGGCTGCGCCCGTCCCGCGGCTCGCATCTGGTGCTTTCCGCGGAGAGCACCGGGCTCGGCGAGTCCTCGGTGCTGGTGCCGGTCCCCGGTGAGCGGAACCGGTTCGTCTTCCTGCTGCCGCAGGCGGACGGCCGGGTCTACGCCGGGCTTACCGACGAGCCCACCGAGGGCGGCATCCCGGACGTGCCGGCGGCGCCGAAGTCCGATGTGGACTTCCTGCTCGAGGTCACTTCCACGGTGCTGCGCCGTCCGCTGACCGAAGCCGACGTGCTGGGCACCTTCGCCGGGCTGCGCCCGCTGATCGAGGTACCCGGCAACGCGCGCAGTGCGGACCTCTCCCGCAAGCACGCGGTGCTGACCGCGGGCAACGGGGTGATCACCGTGGTCGGCGGCAAGCTCACCACCTACCGGAGGATGGCCGCGGACGCGGTGGACGCCGCGGTGTCCGCCGCCGGGCTGCGGGCCGGGCCGTCCGGTACCGCCGCTCTGCCGCTGCTCGGCGCGACCGGCCGCCGCCGGCTCGCGACCGTGGAGGCACCGGCAAGGCTGGTCGCCAAGTACGGCACCGAGGCCCCCAGGGTCGCGGCCATCGGGGAGCTCGACCCGGCGCTGGCCGAGCCGCTGTTCCCCGGCAGCCCGATCACCGCCGCCGAGGTGGTCTGGGCGGTCCGACACGAGGGCGCGCTCGACGTCGAGGACGTGCTGCACCGCCGCACCAGGCTCGGCCTGGTGCCCGCGGACGCGGCCGCCGCCGAACCCCGGGTGCACGACCTCGTCACCCGCGCGCTGGAGGGCGTCACCCTTTGA
- a CDS encoding PaaI family thioesterase: MTDSTDAAALFRTMPFADVLGIEGLEHSAALVRARLGWQESLCTLGGGLHGGALMALADSTGAVCAFLNLPEGAAGTTTIESKTNFLRAVRDGHATASSRPLHAGRKVIVVETEIHDEAGKLVAKVTQSQAVL, encoded by the coding sequence ATGACCGACAGCACCGACGCCGCAGCCCTGTTCCGAACCATGCCGTTCGCCGACGTGCTCGGCATCGAGGGCCTGGAGCATTCCGCCGCACTGGTGCGGGCGCGGCTCGGCTGGCAGGAGTCGCTGTGCACGCTCGGTGGCGGGCTGCACGGCGGCGCGCTGATGGCGCTGGCCGACAGCACCGGCGCGGTGTGCGCCTTCCTGAACCTGCCCGAAGGCGCGGCCGGGACCACCACCATCGAGTCGAAGACCAACTTCCTGCGCGCCGTCCGCGACGGCCACGCCACCGCCTCCTCGCGGCCGCTGCACGCCGGGCGCAAGGTGATCGTGGTGGAGACCGAGATCCACGACGAGGCCGGCAAGCTGGTCGCGAAGGTGACGCAGAGCCAGGCCGTGCTGTAA
- a CDS encoding FAD-binding oxidoreductase, which translates to MSDIVDHRLRRLWTPEGGAAAPLPDRAVRWLVERIGVLGTTAPISPDSAIKVPDSRLSAGARAELAAVVGETQVLTDREERLGRSGGLSYLDLIRRRAIGGRLPDGLAVPDAVVLPADPAQVQRVLEVCVAQNVAVVPFGGGTSVVGGVNALRGDKASVIALDLRRLDRLVSVDPVSRIAVLGAGVRAPEAERLLAAHGLTLGHVPQSFERATIGGFAATRSAGQASSGYGRFEDMVSGVRLATPAGEWRLGVAPASAAGPDLRQLAVGSEGALGVITEVALRVRPVPVARRYEGYVLDGWERGSAAVRELAQRHVLADVTRLSDVDESEVSLALNAGPKTAALRGYLRARGVTEPCLLILGWECGSTREISLRRKETLRVLRKSGAVRIGRSLGESWRHGRFSGPRQRDALLDQGVCVETLETAAHWSKLSELRDAVRAALRESLGSPIVMCHVSHAYETGASLYFTAIAARRDDDPTGQWERAKLAACEAITGGEGGPLGTISHHHAVGVDHAPYLGREIGAVGLAVLAAAKQAVDPTGILNPGKLLRGS; encoded by the coding sequence GTGAGCGACATCGTTGACCACCGATTACGTCGGTTGTGGACCCCTGAAGGCGGCGCCGCCGCACCTCTCCCGGACCGGGCGGTGCGCTGGCTGGTCGAGCGTATCGGGGTTCTTGGTACGACCGCACCGATTTCTCCGGACTCGGCGATCAAGGTGCCGGACTCGCGGCTGAGCGCCGGGGCGCGGGCCGAACTGGCGGCCGTGGTCGGCGAAACGCAGGTGCTCACCGACCGGGAGGAACGGCTCGGCCGCAGCGGCGGACTCTCCTATCTCGACCTGATCCGGCGTCGGGCGATCGGCGGGCGGCTGCCGGACGGGCTCGCGGTGCCGGACGCGGTGGTGCTGCCGGCCGACCCCGCGCAGGTGCAGCGCGTGCTGGAGGTCTGCGTGGCACAAAACGTCGCGGTTGTGCCATTCGGTGGCGGTACCTCGGTGGTCGGCGGGGTCAACGCGCTGCGCGGCGACAAGGCATCGGTGATCGCGCTCGACCTCCGGCGGCTGGACCGGCTGGTCTCGGTGGACCCGGTGTCGCGGATCGCGGTGCTTGGCGCCGGGGTGCGCGCGCCGGAGGCCGAACGGCTGCTGGCCGCGCACGGGCTCACCCTCGGGCACGTCCCGCAGTCCTTCGAACGGGCCACCATCGGCGGTTTCGCCGCCACCCGATCGGCAGGCCAGGCTTCGTCCGGTTACGGCCGGTTCGAGGACATGGTTTCCGGGGTTCGACTGGCCACCCCGGCCGGGGAATGGCGGCTTGGCGTGGCACCCGCGTCCGCGGCCGGTCCTGACCTGCGCCAGCTCGCGGTCGGCAGCGAGGGCGCGCTCGGCGTGATCACCGAGGTCGCGCTGCGGGTGCGGCCGGTGCCGGTGGCCCGCCGCTACGAGGGTTACGTGCTGGACGGCTGGGAGCGCGGCTCGGCCGCGGTGCGCGAACTGGCCCAGCGCCACGTGCTCGCGGACGTCACCCGGCTGTCCGATGTGGACGAATCCGAGGTCTCGCTGGCGCTGAACGCCGGCCCGAAGACGGCGGCCCTGCGCGGGTACCTCCGCGCCCGCGGGGTCACCGAACCGTGCCTGCTGATCCTCGGCTGGGAGTGCGGCTCAACGCGCGAAATCTCGTTGCGGCGTAAGGAAACCTTGCGGGTGCTGCGGAAGTCCGGCGCGGTGCGGATCGGGCGGTCGCTCGGCGAGTCCTGGCGGCACGGCCGGTTCTCCGGGCCACGTCAGCGGGACGCCCTGCTGGACCAGGGGGTCTGCGTGGAGACCCTGGAAACGGCGGCGCACTGGTCGAAGCTGAGCGAGCTGCGGGACGCGGTGCGCGCCGCGCTGCGGGAGTCGCTGGGCTCGCCGATCGTGATGTGCCACGTCTCGCATGCCTACGAAACCGGGGCTTCGCTGTACTTCACCGCGATCGCGGCCCGGCGGGACGACGACCCGACCGGGCAGTGGGAACGCGCCAAGCTGGCCGCCTGCGAGGCGATCACCGGGGGCGAGGGCGGGCCGCTCGGCACCATCTCGCACCACCACGCGGTCGGCGTCGACCACGCGCCGTATCTGGGCAGGGAGATCGGTGCGGTCGGACTCGCCGTGCTCGCCGCCGCGAAGCAGGCCGTCGATCCCACCGGCATCCTCAACCCCGGCAAGCTGTTGCGGGGGTCGTGA